One Acidobacteriota bacterium genomic window, AAGACGATGCCGCCGTGGTACCAGAGGGGAGAGCGAATCTCGCCCATGCGGGCGCGGCCGGTGTGCTTCTGCTTCCAGAGTTTCTTGCCGGAACCGGCGACTTCGTCCCGCCGCTTCGTGGAGTGGGTCCCCAGCCGCTGGTTGGCCAGGAAGCTGCGAACCGCCTCGTAGACCAGGTCCCGCCGGTATTCGGCCGTAAAGACCTCGTCGGGAAGGCTGACTTCCCGCTGGGGTTCCTTGGCTGCGTTGATCACGGAAACGTTCATGGCCCGCCCCTTAGTGGATACCGTGGATGAGCAGGAGGCCGCCCCGGGGGCCGGGAACGGCCCCCCTCACGAGGAGGAGGCCCTTCTCCGCGTCCACGCGCACGACCTGCAGGTTCTTGACGGTGACCCGGCCGTTCCCCGTCTGCCCGGCCATCTTCGTCCCCTTGAAGACCCTCGACGGATCGGAGGAGGCGCCGATGGATCCCGGGGCACGGTGGAACATGGAGCCGTGGGTGGCGCGCCCGCCGCGGAAGCCGTGGCGCACGACGACGCCCTGGAAGCCCTTGCCCTTGCTGGTGCCCACCACATTCACGGCGGACACCCCCTGGAACTGCTCCAGGGTGAGG contains:
- the rplC gene encoding 50S ribosomal protein L3; amino-acid sequence: MKIGILGRKVGMTQVFDETRAVVPVTVIQAGPCVVLQKKTPDTDGYHAIQIGLVEKVGRGAVNKPMAGHLKKYGTASVRAVRELRGEFPELAPGSPLTLEQFQGVSAVNVVGTSKGKGFQGVVVRHGFRGGRATHGSMFHRAPGSIGASSDPSRVFKGTKMAGQTGNGRVTVKNLQVVRVDAEKGLLLVRGAVPGPRGGLLLIHGIH